A single Xiphias gladius isolate SHS-SW01 ecotype Sanya breed wild chromosome 18, ASM1685928v1, whole genome shotgun sequence DNA region contains:
- the sp5l gene encoding sp5 transcription factor-like translates to MAALTIQRTDNFLHTFLQDRTPSSSPEGAPNALSFLATTCSQAWQVGGSMGSEGSQFPYEGTVSSTSGMFQLWSNDMTPSTALSTHQMTFTVPKVQFPGHMQSGLGHHHHHPHHHHHELPLTPPAEPPSSYSFELSPVKVLSSQPQTSGPYYPQHNSVGQNFPSFLQNSSARHHLPGGHVEEGQQWWSLPQTNATPSNHPFSLGRQLVLGHQPQIAALLQGTSKGLLSSTRRCRRCKCPNCQANGGGLEFGKKRLHICHIPECGKVYKKTSHLKAHLRWHAGERPFICNWLFCGKSFTRSDELQRHLRTHTGEKRFGCQQCGKRFMRSDHLSKHVKTHQTRKSRSGPPSQSMDPLLTNIKRE, encoded by the exons ATGGCTGCGCTGACAATACAAAGGACTGACAACTTTTTGCACACCTTTTTACAG GACCGGACGCCCAGCTCCTCTCCAGAGGGAGCACCTAACGCCCTCTCTTTCCTGGCCACCACCTGTAGCCAGGCCTGGCAGGTGGGAGGCAGTATGGGCTCAGAAGGCTCCCAGTTCCCCTACGAGGGCACGGTCAGTTCCACGTCGGGAATGTTTCAGCTCTGGAGCAACGACATGACGCCCAGCACAGCCCTCAGCACACACCAGATGACCTTCACGGTGCCCAAGGTGCAGTTCCCTGGACACATGCAGTCTGGCCTGggtcaccatcatcatcacccccatcatcaccaccatgaGCTACCTCTCACCCCTCCAGCTGAACCACCCTCATCCTACTCCTTCGAACTTTCCCCTGTTAAAGTCTTGTCCTCGCAGCCGCAGACCAGCGGCCCCTATTACCCTCAGCACAACAGTGTGGGACAAAACTTCCCCAGCTTCCTCCAGAACTCCTCAGCCAGGCATCACCTGCCTGGAGGCCATGTGGAGGAAGGGCAGCAATGGTGGAGCCTACCCCAAACCAACGCCACCCCCTCCAACCATCCCTTCTCCCTGGGCAGACAACTTGTCTTGGGCCACCAGCCCCAGATAGCCGCCCTTCTCCAGGGCACCTCCAAAGGGCTGCTGAGCTCCACACGCCGCTGTCGACGTTGCAAATGCCCCAACTGCCAGGCCAATGGCGGGGGGTTAGAGTTCGGAAAGAAGAGACTGCACATCTGCCACATCCCAGAGTGTGGCAAAGTGTACAAGAAGACATCTCACCTGAAGGCACATCTGCGCTGGCATGCCGGGGAAAGGCCTTTCATCTGTAACTGGCTCTTCTGTGGTAAAAGCTTCACCCGTTCAGACGAGCTGCAGCGGCAcctccgcacacacacaggggagaaGCGCTTTGGGTGCCAGCAGTGCGGCAAGAGGTTCATGAGGAGTGACCACCTCTCCAAACACGTCAAGACCCACCAGACCAGGAAGAGCCGGTCGGGGCCGCCTTCACAGAGCATGGACCCTCTGCTTACCAATATCAAGAGAGAGTAA
- the slc26a10 gene encoding solute carrier family 26 member 10, with protein sequence MSASVAVYRSIYTEDQFKQAYGSEDSTSGSLRLREKLAGRCRCSRRACLHLLRERVPIFNWLPRYRLKKWILGDTIAGLTVGILHIPQGMAFALLTSVAPIFGLYTSFFPVVLYMFFGTGRHVSTGTFAVVSLMTGSVVEQLVPTPLELNASSSEAADFEAQRVGVASAVALLSGIIMLCMCGLQLGFLSTYLSEPIVKAFTSAAAFHVTISQLQSMLGLRLPRHTGTFSLFKTLASVMKNLPHSNMAELLISLVCLAVLVPVKEINMRYRQRLRTPIPVEILTVIVATVVAYASSLDSSYNIEIVGHIPAGFPRPRMPALHTLPDIAGDTVAITFVGYAVSVSLAMIYADKHGYSIHPNQELLAHGISNTVSSFFTCFPSSATLATTNILESAGGYTQLSGFFTSLVVLIVLLLIGPLFYFLPKAVLACINVTSLRQMFLQFQDLPELWRISKIDFMVWLVTWLSVVVLNVDLGLAIGVVFSMMTVICRTQRAGCSVLGRASNTEIYRPLENHSKCYEVPGVKILTYNGPIYYGNRSFFREEMSRLLGLTPEKIRSWEKARKALEKREREATINTVERGIANTSFSSENDFFKSETSDSDVQAVLIDCSGVIFVDVAGARLFTQMCTECQKVGVHVYLANCNEGVLKILTSSGLMNYMNPQHIFVTVHDAVMYIQQQKEKPPENTTTVWV encoded by the exons ATGAGCGCTTCTGTGGCCGTGTACAGGAGTATTTACACAGAGGACCAATTCAAACAGGCCTACGGCTCCGAGGACAGCACGAGTGGAAGTCTGCGTCTCCGAGAAAAGCTCGCGGGGAGGTGCAGGTGTTCAAGGCGAGCCTGCCTTCACCTGTTGAGGGAGAGAGTACCAATTTTCAACTGGCTGCCGAGATACAGGCTCAAGAAATGGATTTTAGGAGATACTATAGCGGGACTGACAGTCGGCATTCTTCATATTCCCCAAG GCATGGCTTTTGCTTTACTCACATCAGTGGCACCAATATTTGGCCTTTACACCTCCTTCTTCCCTGTGGTCCTCTATATGTTTTTTGGCACAGGTCGCCATGTGTCCACAG GTACCTTTGCTGTGGTGAGTCTGATGACTGGCTCTGTGGTGGAACAGCTGGTTCCCACTCCTCTGGAACTGAACGCAAGTTCGTCTGAAGCGGCTGACTTTGAGGCCCAGAGGGTTGGAGTTGCCTCAGCTGTAGCACTCCTCTCAGGAATTATTATG CTCTGTATGTGTGGTCTTCAGCTGGGCTTCCTGTCCACCTATCTGTCAGAACCAATTGTTAAGGCTTTCACCAGTGCTGCTGCTTTCCATGTCACCATCTCACAGCTGCAAAGCATGCTGGGGCTGCGGCTCCCTCGCCACACTGGGACCTTCTCCCTCTTCAAG ACTTTAGCGTCAGTGATGAAGAACCTGCCTCACAGTAACATGGCTGAGCTGCTGATCTCCTTGGTGTGTTTGGCTGTCTTGGTCCCAGTTAAGGAGATCAACATGCGTTATCGGCAGCGCCTGCGTACACCCATCCCTGTGGAGATCCTCACG GTGATTGTTGCTACAGTTGTGGCCTATGCCTCCTCGCTGGACTCGTCTTACAACATTGAGATAGTTGGCCACATCCCAGCCGG ATTTCCAAGGCCACGGATGCCTGCCTTGCACACTCTCCCTGACATTGCTGGAGACACAGTAGCCATAACATTTGTTGGTTACGCCGTGTCGGTCTCACTGGCAATGATTTATGCTGATAAACATGGATATTCCATACATCCCAACCAG GAGCTGCTGGCTCATGGTATCTCCAACACGGTATCCTCCTTTTTCACATGTTTCCCCAGCTCAGCCACTCTAGCCACCACTAATATACTGGAGAGTGCTGGAGGATACACACAG CTCTCCGGCTTCTTCACTAGTCTGGTTGTTCTGATTGTCCTGTTGCTGATTGGACCACTGTTCTACTTTCTACCCAAg GCAGTCTTGGCATGCATCAATGTCACCAGCCTCAGGCAGATGTTTCTGCAGTTCCAAGACTTACCTGAGCTGTGGAGAATCAGCAAGATTGACTTT ATGGTTTGGTTGGTAACTTGGCTGTCTGTAGTGGTACTTAATGTGGACCTTGGCTTAGCCATTGGAGTGGTTTTTTCTATGATGACTGTCATCTGTCGCACTCAAAG GGCTGGCTGTTCAGTACTTGGCCGGGCAAGCAACACAGAAATTTACAGACCTCTGGAGAACCACAGCAAG TGCTATGAGGTGCCTGGAGTGAAGATCCTGACTTACAACGGGCCTATTTACTACGGCAACCGTAGCTTCTTCAGGGAGGAGATGAGCAGGCTGTTGGGCCTGACGCCAGAGAAGATCCGCAGCTGGGAGAAGGCCAGGAAAGCCCTGGAGAAACGGGAGAGAGAGGCCACCATCAACACTGTG GAAAGAGGCATTGCAAACACATCATTTTCCTCAGAAAACGACTTTTTTAAATCGG AAACATCTGACAGTGATGTCCAGGCAGTGTTAATCGATTGCAGTGGTGTGATATTTGTCGACGTAGCTGGAGCAAGACTCTTCACACAG ATGTGTACTGAATGTCAGAAAGTTGGAGTTCATGTATATTTGGCAAACTGCAATG AGGGTGTCTTAAAGATCCTAACATCAAGTGGCCTAATGAACTATATGAACCCTCAACatatttttgtcactgttcATGATGCTGTGATGTATATTCAACAGCAGAAG GAAAAACCTCCAGAGAACACCACGACTGTTTGGGTATGA